The sequence CGGACCCGGGCCTGGGCGGACGCCACCCCGGTCGTCGGGGCGCGCGACCTGCGGATCGTCTACCCCGGCCGGCTGCGCAAGCCGGACTTCGTCGCCGTCGACGGGGTGAGCTTCGCGATCCGGCCCGGCGAGGTGCTCGGCCTGGTGGGGGAGAGCGGCAGCGGCAAGACGACGATCGGCCGGGCCATCGCCGGCCTGACCAAGGTCACCGGTGGCTCCCTGCAGGTGCTCGGCACCGAGATGAACGGGGTGAAGGAGAAGCGGTTCCGCCCGGTGCGCCAGCGGATCGGCTTCGTCTTCCAGGACCCGGCATCGAGCTTCAACCCGCTGCTCACCATCGCCGACGCCGTCGCCGAGCCGCTGGTCGTGCACGGCCGGGCGAAGGACCCGCAGGACGCCCGCGGCCGGGTGGACGAGCTGCTGGAGGCCGTCCAGCTGCCCAAGGCCTTCGGCGACCGGTTCCCGCACGAGCTGTCCGGCGGCCAGCGGCAGCGCGCCAGCCTGGCCCGCGCGCTGGCTCTCGACCCGGAGTTGCTCATCGCCGACGAGCCCACCTCGGCGCTGGACGTGTCGGTGCAGAAGCGGGTGCTGGAGCTGTTCGACGAGCTGCAGCGCGAGCTCGGCTTCGCCTGCCTGTTCATCAGCCACGACCTCGCCGTCGTCGACCTGCTGGCCGACCGGATCGCGGTCCTCTACCGGGGCTCGCTGGTCGAGGAGGGCACCGGGGCGGAGGTGCTGGGCAACCCCCAGCACCCCTACACGCAGCGGCTCCTGGCGTCCCTGCCCGTGCCCGACCCCGAGCAGCAGGCCCGGCGCCGGTCGGTCTGGGAGCAGCTCCAGTAACAGGAGCCCCGTGCCCCCGTCGCTCCGAGCTCACGTCGGGGCCCTGCACGAGGGCCTCACTCCAGGACGACGTCGTCGCCGGTGCGGACCGCCCGGCGCACCCGCAGCCTCGCCAGCTGTCCCAGCGCCCGCACCAGCTGCGAGTAGACCGGCGTCGGCCCGTGGTAGCCGAGGAACCCGCGCGGACCCTCGACCATCTCGCCGGTGCGCACGTCGTAGCGGCTCTGGTGCCAGGGACAGACCAGGCACCCGTCGGCGTCGACGCTGCCCTCGGCGAGGTCGGCCAGCTGGTGGCGGCAGCGCCGGGAGACGGCGAAGTACCGGTCGCCGCCGTCCGGGCCGGGGCCCCGGTTGCCCACGGCCCAGTCGCCGACGCGGCGGACCGTCCCCGGCGGCAGCTCGGCGGCGGGGACGGAGTCGTGCTCGGGCACGCGGATCTCCTCGGTGCGGTGGACGGCGGTGGCCGGCGCCCTACCCACCGCGACCGGGCCGGACCCCTCGCCCGTCGGTAGGGTCGTCCCGGATCGACTTCGCCCTTCCAGGAGGTATCCGTGCGCCGGCTGTGCGTCGTCCTGGGAGTGCTCGCCGCCCTCCTGCTCGCCGGGGGGCCCGCCTACGCGGTGCCGCCGTTCCGGCTGGCGGAGCAGGTGGTCGACGAGGTCGGCGCGCTCGACGGCAGCACCGCCCAGGTCCAGGACGCGATCGACGACCTGCGCTCGGCCACCGGCACCGACCTGTACGTGGTCTTCGTGTCCAGCTTCGACGGCGCGGACAGCTCCGAGTGGGCGCAGGCGACCGCCGAGCTGAGCCAGCTCTCCGAGGAAGACGCGCTGCTCGCCGTCGCCGTGGGCGACCAGCAGTACGGGTTCCTGCGCCCGGCGGACTCCCCGCTCTCGCGGGAGGAGCTCGAGGTCCTGGCCGACGAGCAGGTGGCGCCGCAGTTCGGGGCCGAGGACTGGGCGGGGGGCGTGGCCACCTTCGCCGAGCTGTTGCAGTCGGGCGGAACGGCTCCGGGGCAGCCGGTGGGGTCCGATGCCGACAGCGGCTCCGGCGGCGCCGGCGCCCTGCTGGCGCTCGGCGCCATCGCGGTCATCGGCGGCGGGGCCTACCTGGTGAGCCGCTCGCGCCGGAACCGCGCCGGTGGCGCGCTGCCCGCGGGTGGGCAGCGGCCGGCGCCCGACCCCTACGAGGGCGTTCCCACCGACCAGTTGCAGGGCCGCGCCAGCGAGGCGCTGCTGGAGATGGACGAGGCCGTGAAGACCTCGCAGCTGGACCTGGACTTCGCGCGTTCCCAGTACGGGGAGGAGGCCGTCGCCGGGTTCGGCGCCGCGCTCGCGCAGTCCAAGGCCGACGTCGCCCGCGCCTTCGCCGTCCGGCAGCAACTGGACGACGACGTCCCCGAGGACGAGCCGACGACGCGCCGGATGCTGGCCGAGATCCTGTCCCTGACGCAGGCCGCCGACGCCCGCCTCGACGAGCAGAGCGCGGCGTTCGAGAGGCTCCGCGACCTCGAGCGGACCGCTCCGGAGGTGCTCGCCGGCCTCGAACCGCGCATCGCGGCGCTGCGTGCCCGGCTGCCGCAGGAGGAGCAGCGGCTCGCCGGCATCCGGCAGCGGTTCTCCGGCCCGGCGGTGGCCGCCGTCGCCGACAACGTGCGCGAGGCCGGGGCCCGGCTCGACGCCGCCGACCAGGAGGTGCGCGAGGCCCGCGAGGCGCTGGCCGCCGGCCGCACGGGGGACGCCGTCGGCGACATCCGCGCGGCCGAGGACGCCGTGGCGCAGACGGGCACCCTGCTCGACGCGGTCGGCCGCCTGGCCGCCGACCTCGACGCCGCCGCCGGCCGGGTCGCGGCCGCGCGGGCGGAGACGGAGAAGGACCTTGCCGAGGCCCGTGCCCTGGTGGCCGGTGGCGACCGCAGCGGCCTGCAGCCGCAGATCGCCCGCGCCGAGGCAGCGCTGGCCGCGGCGGACGCGGCGCTGCGGCCGGCCGACGGCACGCCGGGGGACCCGCTCGCCGCGCTCCGCCAGCTCGAGGACGCCGACGTCGCGCTGGAGGAGACCCTCTCGGTGGCCCGCGACGCGCAGACCCAGGCCCGTCGGGCCGCCGCGGCGCTGGACCAGGCGCTGCTCACCGCCCGCTCGGCGGTGGCCGCGGCCGCGGACTTCATCGACACCCGGCGCGGCGCGGTGGGTCCCGAGGCGCGCACCCGGCTGGCCGAGGCGCAGCGGCACCTGGAGGCCGCGGTCGAGCTGGGCCGCAGCGAGCCGGTGAGCGCGCTGCGGGAGGCGCAGCAGGCGGGGATGCTCGCGCAGCACGCGCTCGACCTGGCGCAGGACGACGTCGACCGGTGGAACTCCGGCTACGGCGGCTACGGGCCCGGCGGCATGGGCGGTGGCTACGGCGGCGGGTACCGCCGCGGCGGGGTGGACCTGGGCAGCCTGGTGCTCGGCGGCATCCTGCTGGGCGGCGGCCGGCGCGGCGGTTTCGGCGGTGGCTTCTCCGGCGGTGGCTTCGGTGGCGGCCTCGGAGGCGGTGGCTTCGGTGGCCGGTCCGGGGGCGGCTCGTTCGGCGGCGGTGGCCGTGCGGGCGGCGGCTCGTTCGGCGGCGGCCGGGCCGGCGGCGGGCGGTTCTGACCGCCGCGCCGCGGGCCGCCCGAACTGTCGGCCGGGCTCGGTCCGCAGATGGACCCGCCACGGTGACCCGGATCCGGGAGGCAGGCCGGACGGTAGTGGTGGAGCCGATGGAGGTCGGGCCGATGGGCACGATGGTCATCGCGCCCGACCCGCAGGGCCATCCGTTCGGCCTGTGGCAGGCCGGCGAGCACACCGGTGTGCAGCGGTACAACGAGCCGGGCTCGCTGGTCTGGAACGAGGCGGCGGCCGACGACCCGGAGGCGGCCCGGGCGTTCTACTCCGCCGTCTTCGGGTTCCGGTTCGAGGAGATCCCCGGCGGGGAGGGCTACACGACCTTCTCCACCGGCGACGACCCGCTGGGTGGGCTGGGTGGCGTCGTCCCCGGGGTGCCCAAGGGCTGGTCCACCTGCTTCGCGGTGGCCTCCACCGACGGTGCCGTCGCCACGGTGACCTCCGCGGGCGGGAAGGTGTTCCTCCCGGGCCGAGGACACCGAGTTCGGTCGCTTCGCGGTCGTCGCGGACCCGTGGGGCGCGTCGTTCTCGGTCATGGAGTCTCAGGCCGGCTGAGTAGTCGCTCGGCGGCCGGTGCGAGCGGGGCGCGCCGGCGGTCCCCGGCTCAGCCCGGGAGCTGGCCGTAGGCGTGCTCGGGCCGGAACCGGACGACCAGACGGCCCTCGGCCACCATCGCCGCCCGGTACTCGTCCCAGTCCTCGTGCTCGCCGGAGATCCCGCGGTAGTAGGCGACCAGCTCCTCGACCGCGGCGTCGTGCGGCTCCTGCGCGACCGGGGTGAGCTCGGCGGTGCCCTCGACGGCGACCCAGGTCCAGAAGTCCCGCGACGACACGTGCAGCGTCACCCGGGGGTCCCGCCGCAGATTGCGGGTCTTGGCACGGTCGGCGGTCACCGAGATGCGGATCAGGCCGTCGTCCCAGGCGTAGCCGACGTTGGACAGCTGCGGCCGGCCGTCGCGCTTGACGGTGGCGAGCACGCCCCAGCGCTGCTCGGCGACGAAGGCCAGCAGCCGCGGATCCGGGCCGGGAGAGGTAGTCATGGTCGCAGCCTGCCTCAGCGGACCCGGCCGCGCGGCCGGAGGGCGACCGGCGGCAGGGGCGGGGCTTCCAGCCGGTCGCCGTCGTAGCCGACGACCGCCCCGAAGCGCCGCGACTCGGCGTTCCACTGCTCGGCGTAGCCGGCGATCTCCTCGCCCGACCGGCCGATGAAGTTCCACCACATCACCAGGCGCTCCTCGAACGGCTCTCCGCCGAGCAGCAGCAGCCGGGAGCCCGTCCCGGCGCGCAGCCGCAGCGCCCGGCGCCCGGTACCGAGGTACAGCATCGCGCCGGGCTCGAGGACGACGTCGTCCACCGTGGCCGACCCCGCCGAGGCCAGCAGCCCGTACTCGAAGTCGGGCTCGAGCGGCATCTCGACGTCCGCGCCGGCGGCGAGGTCCAGGTCCACCCCGACCAGCGGGGTGTAGGCCCGTCCGGGCGACGTCGCGCCGCCGAAGCTGCCCATGAGCACCGTGGCGGCGAGCCCGTCGGAGCTGAACCCGGGCAGCACCGCGTGGTGCTCGAAGTGCGGAGCCGCCTCGCGGTCGGCCTCCGGCAGCGCCACCCAGAGCTGGGCGCCGTGCAGGTACCTCGGGTGGGTGGCCGGGGACTGCTCGGAGTGCGTGATCCCGTGCCCCGCCGTCATCAGCGCCAGCTCCCCGGGGCGGAACCGCACGTCGCTGCCGAGCGAGTCGCGGTGGTGCACCTCGCCGTCGAGCAGCCACGACACCGTCTGCAGCCCGGTGTGCGGGTGCGGCGGCACCTGCATGCCCGGCCCCGTGGCGATGTCGTCGGGACCGTAGTGGTCGACGAACACCCAGGCGCCGACCATCCGCCGGCCGAGCGTGGGCAGCAGCCGGCGCACCCGGGTGCTCTCGCCGAGCAGCACATCCTTGCCCGGCAGCAGGTCCAGCACCGGACCGGCGGTGGTGCCCTCCAGCGCGCCCAGGTCACGCGTGGGTGGCCGGCGGTCCAGGTTGCTCATAGCGCGTCCTCTCTCGCGGCCGGGCGTCAGGCCGGCGTCTGCCCGGTCCCGCCCCGGACGTCGGCGTGGGGAACCGGCCCCTCGACGCGCTGCGCGGGGATCGAGCCCAGCCGGCCGGCGGAGAAGTCGGTGAACGCGTCGGTCACCTCCTGCCGGGTGTTCATCACGAACGGCCCGTACATGGCGATCGGCTCGTTGATCGGCTTCCCGCCGAGGACGACCACGTCGAGGGCCGGCGTGCGCGACTCCTGGTGGACCGCACCGCGCACGGTGACCGTGTCGCCGGGGCCGAGCACCGCGAGCTGGCCGGTGCGCACCGGGGCGCCGTCGATGCCGATCGAGCCGGCGCCGGAGAGCACGTAGACCAGCGCGTTGAAGTCCGGCCGCCACGGCAGGTCGAGCGTCGCGCCGGGAGAGACGGTCGCGTGCACCATCGACATCGGGGTGTAGGTCGACCCCGGGCCGGTGTGTCCCGCGACGCTCCCGGCGATGACGCGCAGGAACGCTCCGGCATCGGGGCTGGCGAGCAGCACCGAGGAGTCGGCGCGCAGGTCCTGGTAGCGCGGCTCGACCCACTTCTGGGCGCGGGGGAGGTTCACCCACAGCTGGAGCCCGTGGAACAGGCCGCCGCTCACCACCAGGTGCTCCGGCGGGCGCTCGATGTGCAGCACGCCGCCGCCGGCGGTCATCCACTGGGTGTCGCCGTTGCTGATCGTGCCGCCGCCCCCGTGGGAGTCGGCGTGCTCGAAGGTGCCGTCGATGATGTAGGTGACGGTCTCGAAGCCGCGGTGGGGGTGCCAGCTGGTGCCCTTGGGCTCGCCCGGGGCGTACTCGACCTCGCCCATCTGGTCCATGTGGATGAACGGGTCCAGCGCACGCAGGTCGACGCCGGCGAAGGCGCGGCGCACGGGGAAGCCCTCGCCCTCGAAGCCCGACGGCGCCGTCGTCACCGTGCGGGTGCGGCGGCGCACCGTGCGGGGGGCAGGGAGCGGGACCCGCGGCAGGGTGGTGGTGTCCTCGACGGTCACGGCAGGCATGCCGGCCTCCTTGGTTGAGGGTTCAACTATCGGTGACTGTAGCGCCCCTGAACCCCGCTGTCTTCCCGCCCGCCGGGGCGGGATCGCCGATCTCGTCCGCATCAGCCCCGTGCAGGCGCCGAGACCGCCGATCTCGCCCGCGGAGTGGGGGTGGCGGAGGATGCAGACGCATCTTTGCAAAGGAATCTTTGCAATTTAGAGTGCGCTCGTGACCACACCGCCCGAACCGCTGGAACCAGCCGTCGAGGTGACCGACGTCCGCGCCCTGCGCGCGCTGTCCCACCCACTGCGCAACCGCCTGCTCGGCCAGCTGCGCCTGCACGGGCCGGCGACGGCCAGCCGGCTGGGCCGGGCCGTGGGGGAGAGCAGCGGATCGACGAGCTACCACCTGCGGCAGCTGGCGACCTACGGCTTCGTCGAGGAGGTCGAGGGTCAGGGAACCGGCCGCGAGCGCTGGTGGCGCG is a genomic window of Blastococcus sp. HT6-30 containing:
- a CDS encoding Rieske 2Fe-2S domain-containing protein; translated protein: MPEHDSVPAAELPPGTVRRVGDWAVGNRGPGPDGGDRYFAVSRRCRHQLADLAEGSVDADGCLVCPWHQSRYDVRTGEMVEGPRGFLGYHGPTPVYSQLVRALGQLARLRVRRAVRTGDDVVLE
- a CDS encoding TPM domain-containing protein, producing the protein MRRLCVVLGVLAALLLAGGPAYAVPPFRLAEQVVDEVGALDGSTAQVQDAIDDLRSATGTDLYVVFVSSFDGADSSEWAQATAELSQLSEEDALLAVAVGDQQYGFLRPADSPLSREELEVLADEQVAPQFGAEDWAGGVATFAELLQSGGTAPGQPVGSDADSGSGGAGALLALGAIAVIGGGAYLVSRSRRNRAGGALPAGGQRPAPDPYEGVPTDQLQGRASEALLEMDEAVKTSQLDLDFARSQYGEEAVAGFGAALAQSKADVARAFAVRQQLDDDVPEDEPTTRRMLAEILSLTQAADARLDEQSAAFERLRDLERTAPEVLAGLEPRIAALRARLPQEEQRLAGIRQRFSGPAVAAVADNVREAGARLDAADQEVREAREALAAGRTGDAVGDIRAAEDAVAQTGTLLDAVGRLAADLDAAAGRVAAARAETEKDLAEARALVAGGDRSGLQPQIARAEAALAAADAALRPADGTPGDPLAALRQLEDADVALEETLSVARDAQTQARRAAAALDQALLTARSAVAAAADFIDTRRGAVGPEARTRLAEAQRHLEAAVELGRSEPVSALREAQQAGMLAQHALDLAQDDVDRWNSGYGGYGPGGMGGGYGGGYRRGGVDLGSLVLGGILLGGGRRGGFGGGFSGGGFGGGLGGGGFGGRSGGGSFGGGGRAGGGSFGGGRAGGGRF
- a CDS encoding PPOX class F420-dependent oxidoreductase, translated to MTTSPGPDPRLLAFVAEQRWGVLATVKRDGRPQLSNVGYAWDDGLIRISVTADRAKTRNLRRDPRVTLHVSSRDFWTWVAVEGTAELTPVAQEPHDAAVEELVAYYRGISGEHEDWDEYRAAMVAEGRLVVRFRPEHAYGQLPG
- a CDS encoding pirin family protein, which codes for MSNLDRRPPTRDLGALEGTTAGPVLDLLPGKDVLLGESTRVRRLLPTLGRRMVGAWVFVDHYGPDDIATGPGMQVPPHPHTGLQTVSWLLDGEVHHRDSLGSDVRFRPGELALMTAGHGITHSEQSPATHPRYLHGAQLWVALPEADREAAPHFEHHAVLPGFSSDGLAATVLMGSFGGATSPGRAYTPLVGVDLDLAAGADVEMPLEPDFEYGLLASAGSATVDDVVLEPGAMLYLGTGRRALRLRAGTGSRLLLLGGEPFEERLVMWWNFIGRSGEEIAGYAEQWNAESRRFGAVVGYDGDRLEAPPLPPVALRPRGRVR
- a CDS encoding pirin family protein, which produces MPAVTVEDTTTLPRVPLPAPRTVRRRTRTVTTAPSGFEGEGFPVRRAFAGVDLRALDPFIHMDQMGEVEYAPGEPKGTSWHPHRGFETVTYIIDGTFEHADSHGGGGTISNGDTQWMTAGGGVLHIERPPEHLVVSGGLFHGLQLWVNLPRAQKWVEPRYQDLRADSSVLLASPDAGAFLRVIAGSVAGHTGPGSTYTPMSMVHATVSPGATLDLPWRPDFNALVYVLSGAGSIGIDGAPVRTGQLAVLGPGDTVTVRGAVHQESRTPALDVVVLGGKPINEPIAMYGPFVMNTRQEVTDAFTDFSAGRLGSIPAQRVEGPVPHADVRGGTGQTPA